TGGATGAGCGTGGGCGCCGGATTCACCTACTCCTGCGCGGTCGTCGAAATACTGGAACGGCCCCACTGGGCGGCGACGATGCGTACGGGGGACAGCGCGCGTACGGGGGACAGCGCGCGTACGGGAGAGCCCGCACGCACGGGAGAGCCCGCAAGCTTGGGAGAACGCGCATGACCGCCGAACAGGCCCTGCCGGTCGCCCTGTTGCTGCCCGGCCAGGGCTCCCAGCACCGGCGGATGGCCGCGGGCCTCTACGGGCACGAGCCGGTGTTCACCGCGGCGATGGACGAGTTCTTCGACGCGGCCGGTCCCGAGGGCGGCCCGCTGCGCGAGGACTGGCTGGCCGAACGGCCCGTCACCGACATCGACCACGTCACCCGCTCGCAGCCGCTGCTCTTCGCGGTGGACCACGCCCTGGGACGGCTGGTGCTGAGCTGGGGCGTGCGCCCGGCGGCCCTCCTGGGCCACAGCATCGGCGAGCTGGCCTCGGCGGCACTGGCCGGGGTGTTCCGCCCGCGCGACGTCACCGGCCTGGTGCTCGACCGGGTACGGCGGCTCGCGGCGGCTCCGCCGGGCGGCATGCTCGCGGTGGCCGCGTCCACGGCCGAGGTGACGCCGTATCTGAGCGGAGACGTCGTGGTGGGCGCGGTCAACGCCCCACGTCAGACCGTGCTGGCCGGACCCGACGGACCGCTGGAGAAGATCGACCGCACCCTGCGCGAGGCCGGGTTCGTCTGCCGCCGGGTGCCGTCCCTGAGCGCCTTCCACAGCCCGGTGCTCGAACCCGCCTGCCGGGGCGCGGCCGAGCTCTTCGCCGCCGTGGAGAAGCGTCCGCCGACCGTGCCGGTCCACTCCGCTTACACCGCCGCCCCGTTGACCCGGGCCGACATCGACGACCCGGCCTTCTGGGCGCGGCAGCCGGTGGCGCCGGTGCTGTTCTGGCCCGCGCTGGAAGGGCTGCTGGCGACCGGCGACCATCTGCTGGTCGAGGTCGGGCCGGGACAGGGGCTGTCCCAGCTGGCCCGCCGCCATCCGGCTGTGCGCCGGGGCAGCAGCGCGGTGGTGTCGCTGCTCCCGGCCCGGCCGGGTTCCGCGGAGGCGGACCGGGCCGCGGTGGCCGCCGCGGCGGCAGGGATCGCCGAAGCCGGACATCGGGCTCGGACCGGCTGACCGTACGGAATCGGACCGGTTGACCGTACGGAAAGAGACGCCCCGCCCCTGTCCGATCCGGCGCAGGGGCGGGGCGTCTTCGGTCGCCGTCAGTCGCCCACGGTCGCGGTGACGTAGCGCACGGGGGTGTCGATGGTGAGCGGGCCGTCCCCGTCCCGCATCGCGTCGAGCGAGGTGATCAGCCGCTCCCGCAGCTCGAGCCGCTTGTCGGCCGACAGGTGGTTCCAGAGCAGACGCATCCCCTGGGTGTGGGACCAGTCCACCCACGCAAGCCCCGACTCGGCCACCAGGCGGACGGGTTCGTCGACGACCGTCACCTTCTGGAAGCCGGCCCCCTCCAGTGCGCGGGCGAGGTCGTCCGGGTCCGCGAGCCAGCTGTTGAACCGCTGCTGGAGCCGCTCGGGCTGCCACTGCGGCGGCAGATCGAGCAGCAGCTCACGCGGGATGAGCTCGGTGAACACCGGGGGCAGGAACGGGAACGTGTCGTCGCTGAACACCGGGCTGGTGAAGGCGAGTCTGCCGCCGGGGGAGAGCAGCGGCGCGTAACGGGCCAGCGCCGCCGGGGCGTCGGGCAGGAAGATGACGCTGTAGCTGCCGACGACCACGTCGAAGGAGCGCGGCGGGAAGTCGGGGTGCTCCCCGTCCATCACCCGCAGCTCGACATTGCCGGCGTCGCGCAGCGCCGCCTCCTTCGCGGCCTCCTCGATCATCGCCGGAGCCACGTCGATGCCCACGACCCGGCCGTCCGGCCCGACGCGCTCGGCCGCCGGGAAGACACAGGCGCCCCGGCCGCAGCCCACGTCGAGGACCCGCGCGCCTTCGGCGGGCGCCGCGCGTTCCACCAGGCGCCGGCCCATGGGGGTGAAGAATTCCACGCCGAGCCGGTCGTAGGACGCCGCGGCGCTGTTGAAGGCGGCCGCCACTTCGGATTTGTAGGTGGACGTGTCCACTGACTCTCCCGCTCTCTCGGTGGACTCCCCACTTTTCCCGCCCCGTCTCGGGCCCGGATGGAGGGGTCTTGGAGCGCCGCTGGACCGCGACTGGATAAAACGCAAAGAAATCCGCGCGGGCGCTGTCAGCCCTTGTCCGAGACGGTGTCGTCTCCTAAGAATTGATTTCTGCACGTACCGGATCTCTGAACCGGACCTATGAATCGGATCTATGAACCGGACCTGTGTACCGGATCTCTTGGACGGAGAAAATGTGAGCGAGCAGATTGCGAGCGTGCGGCGCCTCGTGGAGGCGTACAACACCGGGAAAACAGACGACGTGGCCGACTACATACATCCGGAATACATGAATCCGGGGACGTTGGAATTCACCTCGCTGCGGGGACCCGAACTCTTCGCGATCAATGTCGCGTGGGTCAAGAGGACGTTCTCGCAGGACGCACGGCTGGAGGAGGTGGGCATCGAGGAGCGGGGCGACTGGGTGCGGGCCCGGCTGGTGCTCTACGGCCGCCACGTCGGCGAGCTGGTCGGCATGGCGCCCACCGGGCGACTGTTCTCCGGCGAGCAGATCCACCTGCTCCACTTCGTCGACGGAAAGATCCACCACCACCGCGACTGGCCCGACTACCAGGGCACCTACCGGCAGCTCGGCGAGCCGTGGCCGGAAGCGGAGCACCGCCGTCCGTGACGGTGGGAGACAGCCGGTGGCAGACGAGGGGGAACGATGGAGTTCGGTGTTCTGGGACCGCTGCATGTGCGAGTGAACGGGGAGACGACCGCCCCGAGCGCTCCGAAACTGCGCAACGTGCTGGCGATGCTGCTGGTCCACGCGGGGCAGGTGGTGCCCGTGCCGTCGCTGGTGCGGGATCTGTGGGACGACGATCCGCCGGTCAGCGGCCTGACCACGCTTCAGACCTACATTCTGAACCTGCGCAAGATGTTCTCCGCGGTCACCGGACTGACCGCCGTCGAGGTGGCCCGCGACATCCTGGTCACCAGGTCGGGCGGCTATCTGCTGACCGCGGAGGCGGGAGTGCTCGACGTCCACCGCTACCAGCGGCTGGTCGCCTCCGGCCGCGAGGCCCTGGCGCGCGGCGACGACGCGGCCGGAGTGCGGGACCTCAACGAGGCGCTGCTGCTGTGGCGCGGCCCCGCACTGGTGGACGTGCCGGCCGGGCGGGTGCTGGAGAGCAGGCGCCGGCAGCTGGAGGAGTCCCGGCTCGCCGCCTTCGAGCACCTGGTCGACGTGGAACTTCGGCTGGGCATGTATCGCGAGGTGCTGGCCGAACTGGCGGCCCTCACGGTGGAGAACCCGCTGCACGAGGGGCTGCACGGCCAGTACATGTGGGCCCTGCACCTCAGCGGACGCCGGGCCCAGGCCCTTCAGGTCTTCCACCGGCTGCGGGGCGCGCTGGTCGCGGGCCTCGGCCTGGAGCCGGGAGCGCAGGTGCAGCGGCTGCACCGGGCGGTGCTGAACGCGGACACCGACTTCGACCTCCGCTTCGCCCTGAACCGGCCCCCGGCCGCCGCGCCGGCCACCGTCTTCGGCGGCGGGCGCTCGTACTGACACGCCAGTAGTCAAACTTGATTGCGTCGCTCGGTCCCGCGTGGCTAGGGTGACGACTAGCCAAATTTGATTAGCTTGGAGGGGTCATGGAGGACGAGACGCCGGTCGACAACCCGACGGGCTGGGTCGCGGCCCACATCCGCCGCTACGACCGCAGCGGCGGCAAGGAGGGGCAGAAGTGGTACGGGCTCGACACCCTGCTCCTGACCACCCGCGGCCGGAAGTCGGGCGTGCTCCGCCGCACGGCGGTGATCTACGGCCGGGACGGCGACCACGTCATCGTGGTCGGCTCGAACGGCGGAAAGCCCGAGCATCCGCTCTGGTATCTCAATCTGGTCGCCTCGCCCGAGGCCCACGTCCAGATCGGCGAGGAACATCTGGACGTACTGGCCCGCACGGCGACCGCCGAGGAGAAGCCGGAACTCTGGAAGCTGATGACGGGCCTCTTCCCCCAGTACAAGACCTATCAGAAGAAAACCACCCGGGAAATTCCCGTGGTGATTCTGGAGCCCGTTGAGAAGTGACGTCACCGGTCGAATTTCCGGGGACCTTTCATGGCACGCAGCACACGTAAGGGAAGGTGTTTGTGTTGAACGAGTTCACGCGCCGCGGATTCCTCGGCAGCGCGGCGGCGGTCGGCGGGGCCGCCGTGGTGACCACGGCGGCCGTGCCGCAAGCGGCGGAGGCGGCGGAAGGCGGCGCGTGCGGCCCGAGCACCGGGCTGGTCCAGGTCGACCGGGCGGACCGGCGCTACCAGGACCTGGTCAGCAGGGGCTTCAACGGCCGGTTCCGCGGCCGGCCCGACGCGGTGTACGTCGTCCACACCGCGGACCAGGTCGTCGACGCGGTGAACCGGGCCCTGGCCGCGGGGCAGCGGATCGCCGTGCGCAGCGGCGGCCACTGCTTCGAGGGCTTCGTGGACGACCCCGCCGTCCGGGCCGTCATCGACATGTCCGAGATGAGACACGTCGGCTACGACGCCAAGCGACGGGCGTTCGCCGTGGAACCCGGCGCGACCCTCGGCGAGACCTACCGCACCCTGTATCTCGACTGGGGCGTGACCATCCCGGCCGGCGTCTGCCCCCAGGTGGGCGTCGGCGGCCATGTCCTGGGCGGCGGCTACGGCCCGCTGTCCCGCCGCGACGGCGTGGTGGCCGATCATCTGTACGCCGTGGAGGTCGTCGTCGTGGACGCCTCCGGCCGGGCCCGCAAGGTCGTCGCCACCAGTGCCGCCTCCGACCCCCACCGTGAGCTGTGGTGGGCCCACACCGGGGGCGGCGGCGGCAACTTCGGGATCGTCACCCGGTACTGGTTCCGCACGCCCGGGGCGGTCGGCAACGACCCCTCCGCACTGCTGCCCAAGGCCCCCGAGTCCACCCTCAGACACCTCGTGACCTGGGACTGGACCGCCCTCACGGAGCAGGCGTTCACCCGCATCCTTGCCAACCACGGCGCCTGGCACCAGCGCAACAGCGTCGCCGACACCCCGTACGCCAGCCTGCACAGCGTCTTCTACCTCAACAGCCGGGCCGCCGGACAGATCCTGCTGGACGTCCAGATCGACGGCGGACTGCCCGGCGCCGAGGGGCTGTTGACCGACTTCGTGGCCGCGATCAACGAGGGCGTCGGCGTCGAGCCGGGCGTCCAGCGGAGCGCGGAACCCTGGCTGCGCGCCACCCTGGCCAACAAGTTCGACACCGGCGGCTTCGACCGGACCAAGTCGAAGGGCGCGTATCTGCGCAAGCCGTGGACCGACGCCCAGGCCGCCGTCCTCTACCGCCGGCTCAGCGCCGACGCCGGGGTCTGGGGAGAGGTCTCGCTCTACTCCTACGGCGCCAAGGTCAACTCCGTCCCGGAGACGGCCACCGCCACCGCCCAGCGCGACTCCATCATCAAGGTGTGGATGTCCGCGACCTGGATGGACCCCGCCCAGGACGACGCCAACCTTGCGTGGATCCGGGGGATCTACCGCGAGGTCTTCGCCGCGACCGGCGGCGTTCCGGTCCCCGGCGACCGCACCGAGGGCACGTTCATCAACTACCCCGACATCGACCTGGCCGACCCGGAGTGGAACACCTCCGGAGTCCCCTGGCACACCCTCTACTACAAGGGCAACTACCCGCGCCTGCAGAGGGTCAAGGTCCGCTGGGACCCCGGGAACGTCTTCCGGCACGCCCTGTCCGTGCGGCTGCCCGACTGACGCGGACCGAGGACGACCGCGGAAGGGGCGGTGGCCGCATCCAGCGCCCACCGCCCCTTCGCCGTAAGGAAGTTCGGAACGGAGAGTCAGAACGAACATTCGGAACGAAGACCGAGAGCGGAGACCGAGAACGAAGACCGAGAACGAAGACCGATAGCGGAGACTCAGCCCCGTGCGGCCCGCCCGCCCCGGTCCGCGAGGAACAGCCCCCGGCCCGACTGGATCCCGCCGACGTAGACGACGTCCAGTCCCGCCCGCGTGAAAGCCTCCTCGTACTCGGCCCGGGTGAAGAGGGTGAGCGTGTGCCGTTCCGCGAAGTGCTGCACGCCGCTTCCGGGTTCGGCGACCACGTAGTGCACGACCATGTGCGAGGTGCGCCCCTCGCGCTCCGAGTACGAGACGCGGGTCATCGTCCTCCTGCCCACGGTGACCGTGTCCCCGGACACGTGATGCTCCAGGGACGTCTCCAGGAACCACCAGGGATCGACCGCCACGACCCCGCCCGGCGCGAGATGCTCCGCGAACGACCGCAGCGTGGACGCCAGTTCAGCGGTGTCCTCGAGATAGGCGATCGAACCGAACATGCAGGTGATCGCGTCGTAGGAGCGGCCGAGCGCGAGGTCGCGCATGTCGCCGCCGTGCAGGACCGCGCCGGGCGCCGCGGCGCGGGCCCGCGCCATCATGGCCTCGGACAGCTCCAGCCCCTCGACCTTGTCGAAGAGTTCGGCGAAGTGCCGCAGATGCGCGCCGGTGCCGCACGCGACGTCCAACAGCGTGGCCGCCCGCGGACTGCGGGCCCGGACGAGCCCGGCGACCGTGGCCGCCTCCGCCCGGTAGTCCTTTCCGCGCGCCTCGTGCAGCAGGTCGTAGAGCTCGGCCATCCCGGGTCCGTACATGCGGGTCCCCTCCTTCAGCTGGGAGTGCTGAAACCGTCGACGTGGTCGGCGGCCCACTGGGCGAAGGTGCGCGGCTCGCGGCCGGTGACGTCCCGCACCACGGTGGTCACCGGGCCGGGGACGACGGCCGACTCCGCGAGGTAGTCGAGCACCATCTCGACGACCGGGGGCGGCATCGCGCCGCTCAGCGCCGCGCGCCCTTCCTCGCGGCTCAGCTCCTCGAAGCGGATCTCCCGGCCCGTCGCCTCCGCCAGCACGCGGACCTGCTCGATCTGGGTGAGGGCCTCGGGCCCGGTCACCTCGTACCGCGCGCCCGCATGGCCGTCCCCCAGCAGCGCGGCCGCCGCCACCGCGGCGACGTCGGCCTCGTGGACGAGCGCGCGGGCGGCGCGGCCGTACGGCGCGCGCACCACGTTCTCCGCACGGATGGAGGGCCCCCACTTCCACAGCACGTTGCCGGCGAACTCGTCGGGGCGCACGAAGGTCCACTCCACCCCGCTGTCCTCGACGGCCCGTTCGACCGCGCGGTGGTGCCGGGCGCTGTGGTTGTTCTCGTCCTCGCCGAGCACCGAGCTCGACGACAGGACGACGATGTGCCGCACCCCTGCCTTCCGGGCCAGCGCGGCGACCTCGTGAGCGGTCTCGGGGACCGGGAAGAGGTACATCCGCTCGATGTCCTCCAGCGCGGCGGACAGCGTGTCGGGTCG
This window of the Streptomyces sp. NBC_01275 genome carries:
- a CDS encoding acyltransferase domain-containing protein, with protein sequence MTAEQALPVALLLPGQGSQHRRMAAGLYGHEPVFTAAMDEFFDAAGPEGGPLREDWLAERPVTDIDHVTRSQPLLFAVDHALGRLVLSWGVRPAALLGHSIGELASAALAGVFRPRDVTGLVLDRVRRLAAAPPGGMLAVAASTAEVTPYLSGDVVVGAVNAPRQTVLAGPDGPLEKIDRTLREAGFVCRRVPSLSAFHSPVLEPACRGAAELFAAVEKRPPTVPVHSAYTAAPLTRADIDDPAFWARQPVAPVLFWPALEGLLATGDHLLVEVGPGQGLSQLARRHPAVRRGSSAVVSLLPARPGSAEADRAAVAAAAAGIAEAGHRARTG
- a CDS encoding class I SAM-dependent methyltransferase, coding for MDTSTYKSEVAAAFNSAAASYDRLGVEFFTPMGRRLVERAAPAEGARVLDVGCGRGACVFPAAERVGPDGRVVGIDVAPAMIEEAAKEAALRDAGNVELRVMDGEHPDFPPRSFDVVVGSYSVIFLPDAPAALARYAPLLSPGGRLAFTSPVFSDDTFPFLPPVFTELIPRELLLDLPPQWQPERLQQRFNSWLADPDDLARALEGAGFQKVTVVDEPVRLVAESGLAWVDWSHTQGMRLLWNHLSADKRLELRERLITSLDAMRDGDGPLTIDTPVRYVTATVGD
- a CDS encoding ester cyclase, with the protein product MSEQIASVRRLVEAYNTGKTDDVADYIHPEYMNPGTLEFTSLRGPELFAINVAWVKRTFSQDARLEEVGIEERGDWVRARLVLYGRHVGELVGMAPTGRLFSGEQIHLLHFVDGKIHHHRDWPDYQGTYRQLGEPWPEAEHRRP
- a CDS encoding AfsR/SARP family transcriptional regulator, which produces MEFGVLGPLHVRVNGETTAPSAPKLRNVLAMLLVHAGQVVPVPSLVRDLWDDDPPVSGLTTLQTYILNLRKMFSAVTGLTAVEVARDILVTRSGGYLLTAEAGVLDVHRYQRLVASGREALARGDDAAGVRDLNEALLLWRGPALVDVPAGRVLESRRRQLEESRLAAFEHLVDVELRLGMYREVLAELAALTVENPLHEGLHGQYMWALHLSGRRAQALQVFHRLRGALVAGLGLEPGAQVQRLHRAVLNADTDFDLRFALNRPPAAAPATVFGGGRSY
- a CDS encoding nitroreductase family deazaflavin-dependent oxidoreductase — protein: MEDETPVDNPTGWVAAHIRRYDRSGGKEGQKWYGLDTLLLTTRGRKSGVLRRTAVIYGRDGDHVIVVGSNGGKPEHPLWYLNLVASPEAHVQIGEEHLDVLARTATAEEKPELWKLMTGLFPQYKTYQKKTTREIPVVILEPVEK
- a CDS encoding FAD-binding oxidoreductase, with the translated sequence MNEFTRRGFLGSAAAVGGAAVVTTAAVPQAAEAAEGGACGPSTGLVQVDRADRRYQDLVSRGFNGRFRGRPDAVYVVHTADQVVDAVNRALAAGQRIAVRSGGHCFEGFVDDPAVRAVIDMSEMRHVGYDAKRRAFAVEPGATLGETYRTLYLDWGVTIPAGVCPQVGVGGHVLGGGYGPLSRRDGVVADHLYAVEVVVVDASGRARKVVATSAASDPHRELWWAHTGGGGGNFGIVTRYWFRTPGAVGNDPSALLPKAPESTLRHLVTWDWTALTEQAFTRILANHGAWHQRNSVADTPYASLHSVFYLNSRAAGQILLDVQIDGGLPGAEGLLTDFVAAINEGVGVEPGVQRSAEPWLRATLANKFDTGGFDRTKSKGAYLRKPWTDAQAAVLYRRLSADAGVWGEVSLYSYGAKVNSVPETATATAQRDSIIKVWMSATWMDPAQDDANLAWIRGIYREVFAATGGVPVPGDRTEGTFINYPDIDLADPEWNTSGVPWHTLYYKGNYPRLQRVKVRWDPGNVFRHALSVRLPD
- a CDS encoding class I SAM-dependent methyltransferase, yielding MYGPGMAELYDLLHEARGKDYRAEAATVAGLVRARSPRAATLLDVACGTGAHLRHFAELFDKVEGLELSEAMMARARAAAPGAVLHGGDMRDLALGRSYDAITCMFGSIAYLEDTAELASTLRSFAEHLAPGGVVAVDPWWFLETSLEHHVSGDTVTVGRRTMTRVSYSEREGRTSHMVVHYVVAEPGSGVQHFAERHTLTLFTRAEYEEAFTRAGLDVVYVGGIQSGRGLFLADRGGRAARG
- a CDS encoding NAD(P)H-binding protein — its product is MNILLTGATGQVGRHVTRSLAASGHRVRALTRSPGAATTPAGVEVVQGDLERPDTLSAALEDIERMYLFPVPETAHEVAALARKAGVRHIVVLSSSSVLGEDENNHSARHHRAVERAVEDSGVEWTFVRPDEFAGNVLWKWGPSIRAENVVRAPYGRAARALVHEADVAAVAAAALLGDGHAGARYEVTGPEALTQIEQVRVLAEATGREIRFEELSREEGRAALSGAMPPPVVEMVLDYLAESAVVPGPVTTVVRDVTGREPRTFAQWAADHVDGFSTPS